One window from the genome of Gadus morhua chromosome 16, gadMor3.0, whole genome shotgun sequence encodes:
- the p2ry1 gene encoding P2Y purinoceptor 1 — MTTGLNLTSLLNVTELHNQSRGCSLTKSFQFYYLPTVYIMVFLTGLVGNSLAIWMFVCHMRPWSSISVYMFNLALADFCYVLSLPFLIFYYFNKTDWIFGDVMCRLQRFIFHVNLYGSILFLTCISVHRYSGVVHPLKSLGRLKKKNAVINSALVWVVVIVGISPILYYSRTGPKRNATTCYDTTTEDELPGYFIYSMCMTVFGFCIPFLIILGCYGMIAKALISNDMNNAPLRRKSIHLVIIVLAVFAISYLPFHVMKNLNMRARLYFQSPDMCDFNNRVYATYQVTRGLASLNSCVDPILYFLAGDTFRRKLSRATKKNSRKGDGQPHSKSEETALNSLAEHGENGDRRL, encoded by the coding sequence ATGACCACTGGCCTGAACCTGACTTCCCTGCTGAACGTCACCGAGCTACACAACCAAAGCCGAGGATGTTCCCTGACCAAGAGCTTCCAGTTCTACTACCTGCCCACCGTCTACATCATGGTGTTCCTGACGGGGCTGGTGGGCAACAGCCTGGCTATCTGGATGTTCGTGTGCCACATGCGCCCCTGGAGTAGCATCTCCGTGTACATGTTCAACCTGGCGCTGGCCGACTTCTGCTACGTGCTCTCGCTGCCCTTCCTCATCTTCTACTACTTCAACAAGACCGACTGGATCTTCGGCGACGTCATGTGCCGCCTGCAGCGCTTCATCTTCCACGTCAACCTGTACGGCAGCATCCTCTTTCTCACCTGCATCAGCGTGCACCGCTACAGCGGCGTGGTGCACCCGCTCAAGTCCCTGGGCCGGCTCAAGAAAAAGAACGCCGTGATCAACAGCGCcctggtgtgggtggtggtgatcGTGGGCATCTCGCCCATCCTGTACTACTCCCGGACGGGGCCGAAGCGCAACGCCACCACCTGCTACGATACCACCACGGAAGACGAGCTGCCGGGCTACTTCATCTACAGCATGTGCATGACTGTGTTCGGCTTCTGCATCCCCTTCCTCATCATCCTCGGCTGCTACGGCATGATCGCCAAGGCGCTGATCAGCAACGACATGAACAACGCGCCGTTGCGCCGCAAGTCCATCCACCTGGTGATCATCGTGCTGGCCGTGTTTGCCATCTCCTACCTGCCCTTCCACGTCATGAAGAACCTCAACATGAGGGCCAGGCTGTACTTCCAGAGCCCCGATATGTGCGACTTTAACAACCGGGTGTACGCCACCTACCAGGTGACGCGCGGCCTGGCCAGCCTCAACAGCTGCGTGGACCCCATCCTGTACTTCCTGGCCGGGGACACCTTCCGGAGGAAGCTGTCGCGCGCCACCAAGAAGAACTCCAGGAAGGGCGACGGCCAGCCACACTCCAAGAGCGAAGAGACGGCACTCAACAGCCTGGCGGAGCATGGGGAGAACGGGGACAGGAGGCTCTGA
- the LOC115561479 gene encoding ras-related protein Rap-2b produces MREYKVVVLGSGGVGKSAITVQFVTGSFIEKYDPTIEDFYRKEIEVDSSPSVLEILDTAGTEQFASMRDLYIKNGQGFILVYSLVNQQSFQDIKPMRDQIIRVKRYERVPMILVGNKVDLEGEREVSSGEGKALADEWKCPFMETSAKNKSSVDELFAEIVRQMNYASTPNGDDQCCSSCVIL; encoded by the coding sequence ATGAGAGAATACAAAGTGGTGGTTCTGGGCTCCGGAGGAGTTGGCAAATCTGCCATCACTGTCCAGTTCGTGACGGGTTCATTCATAGAGAAGTACGACCCCACGATAGAGGACTTCTACAGGAAGGAGATCGAGGTGGACTCCTCGCCGTCCGTCCTGGAGATCCTGGACACGGCGGGCACGGAGCAGTTCGCGTCTATGCGGGACCTGTACATTAAAAACGGCCAGGGGTTCATCCTGGTGTACAGCCTGGTGAACCAGCAGAGCTTCCAAGACATCAAGCCCATGAGAGACCAGATCATCCGGGTGAAGAGGTACGAGAGGGTGCCCATGATCCTAGTCGGCAACAAGGTggacctggagggggagagagaagtgtCGTCAGGCGAGGGGAAGGCTCTGGCGGACGAGTGGAAATGCCCGTTCATGGAGACCTCAGCCAAAAATAAGAGCTCTGTGGACGAACTGTTTGCAGAGATAGTCCGGCAGATGAACTATGCCTCTACACCCAATGGCGACGACCAGTGCTGCTCGTCTTGTGTCAttctttaa